The Drosophila biarmipes strain raj3 unplaced genomic scaffold, RU_DBia_V1.1 ptg000019l, whole genome shotgun sequence genome includes a region encoding these proteins:
- the LOC108027391 gene encoding uncharacterized protein LOC108027391: MRRPSTTRMSWHCSLYNLGPYLDSNGVLRLQERTKMGSGKDRVVLPSSSPITELIIAELHEKLLHANHETLINELRQSFWIPKMRPTVRRYVVLFTFLSTRAIHLEIGVVSPFNCGATTANFQGAITEHRRALDVLNKDQLEREFTGPR, translated from the exons ATGCGCAGGCCGAGCACTACCAGGATGAGCTGGCATTGTTCTTTGTACAATTTGGGTCCTTACCTCGACAGTAACGGTGTGTTACGACTTCAAGAGCGCACAAAGATGGGAAGCGGCAAGGACAGAGTGGTCCTTCCTAGCAGTAGTCCCATCACCGAGCTTATCATTGCGGAGCTACACGAAAAGCTTTTGCATGCCAACCACGAGACCCTGATCAACGAGCTACGACAGAGTTTCTGGATTCCCAAAATGAGGCCAACAGTTAGACGATACGTAGTATTGTTCACTTTCCTCTCTACGAGAGCCATACACTTGGAG ATCGGCGTGGTAAGCCCGTTTAACTGTGGAGCGACAACGGCCAACTTCCAAGGGGCTATTACCGAACACCGGAGGGCACTGGACGTGCTGAACAAGGATCAGCTGGAACGTGAGTTTACCGGCCCGAGATGA